The window acatacggatgtatatatatgcattttagagtgtagttcattcattttactccgtatgtggtccatagtggaatgtctccaaagacttatactccctccgttcctaaatatttgtctttctagagatttcaaatggataccacatacggatgtatatagacatattttagagtagattcactcattttgttccgtacgtagtcacttgtttgaatctctagaaagacaagtatttaggaacggagggagtataagtctttttacagattccactacaaactacatacggattttatagacatattttagagtgtagattcactcattttgctccgtatgtagtccatagtataatctctagaaaaacttatatttaggaacggagggagtatttaggaatggaggaagtagaaCCTGCCCGTCTAAAAGACCattcgcaaaaaaaagaaaaagaaaagaaagagttcAGCTCCAAGACATTATACTGGACGTGCAAATAGGCAATGTTTTCTTTCACTTGTGTCAAATGCATGGATGTATGTCGTAGGGGTCTAAAGTTGCTGAGATGCTGTTTCTAAGAACAAGTACTACAATGCTGAACCTGAGGGGTATAATTCAGAACTTATCTTTGTGACTTTGCACTGGCAGGTTGTATTATTCCCTGAGTCTGAAGTCCAGAGCTGCTTCGATCGGCAAGCGAGCAAACATAAATGGAAGCAGTTtgtttcatactccctccgtccggaaatacttgtcatcaaaatggacaaaaagagatgtatctagaactaaaacacgtttagatacatcctcttttattcattttgatgacaagtattttcaaaaGGAGGGAGTAGCTTCGAGTGACGCGTCCTCTTGCAAATGTTTCTGTCCACACAATGAACTGAAAGTGGCAGAGGCGAAATTCTGGTTCGAGCCCTTATAGTTATAGTTTTTTAGTAGTGATCTCCGTTCATGGAGATCACAAGGCCATTGATACCCTCTGTGGTACTGTGGGATGGAAGAGTGGCTATCAAAAGAGAAAAACTTTCACACCGTTCGCAAATTCCACCATTTCTCCCGCTTGAATCTCGTTCAATCCATAAACACGTGCAATCCCATCTCCAACTGAGGCCACTCATCGATCTCATCCACTTGAAAATTCATGTAAAAGTTGGTCATTCTACTTTCTAAGAGTTGCGAGTTCTGCATATCCGAGGATTATATCATGTTTGGAGCATGGAATCAAGCCATAGACAACGATCGGTCATCCAATCAACCAGATAGCTGTCAAAAGCACTGAAACAAAAAGCTATATCTATTGTTACCTATGTTTATACTTGTCAAGCGTACAGAAAAACATTCATCATCATCACTTCTTTACATCTCCTATATATATGCACATATATGGCATACTGGCAACAACACCAAGCACATagctgtttcccagcttgcaaattTCCACGGAGCTCATCTGGCTACACATGCATCAGATGATCCTTTCCTCCTTTACCCACATCAATGGATCGACGAGATATACTATATGGTTACGCTTTCATTGAAGAGCGCGTGCAATCCCAGCTTAACTCCACTTCTTGCCTCGGCAAGTAGCAAGATTTCTTGTGTGCGTCAACTTCTTTGCATTGCTGAAACCTCTCAGTAAGTAAACCTTATCGGCACGAATACGTGTAAGATATCAACATCCCCAGCTATCTGTCGGaggcgatggcttcttcgatcctcCTAACGACGATGCTGAGACCATGTCCGCTTTCGAGTGCTTTGACGGCAGCTCTATGCGCTTTCTTGTGCCACTTCAGGAGGTTGTAAGACTGCATCACTGACCAGCGAGCTCTATTTGCCATCTGGTGATAAGCAACGAAAGATACTCATGGACTGTTTTGGTTTATTAAGACAAAGGTAAGAAGAGACACATCAGAAGAAGAATATGgacctgtgcgacagaaagcgGAGGATCGAGCAGAACACACAAACTCCTGAATAAATTCTCGTCATTTTCTCCTCCTTCTGCCTCCCCGTATACAAGTGCTTCTGCGGCAATTCCAGCAAACAGAATCATGCAGTATCTGCAATTACGGTCTCGCTTCAGTACAGAAGAGACGATGTCCAACAACTCCGAGTGTCGAAATCGAAACATAACGCCTGGTTACATACCTGTCAAATGCTGTACTAGACAGATGACCCTCACCAAGTTCTTTCTCCATCTTTGCATCCCAGAACTGTGTTCCTGCCTGCAGAGGTGTGAGATTACACATCTTGAGATCTCCATGAAAAGCATATCTCAGATCCTTCAGGATTTTTTTGACAGATTGTGCCACAATCTGcacaaagaaaaacaaggaagTCTAATCCTATAGTCTTACTCTTACGAGCACTGGCGGAGCCACCTCCTGGCAACCCTGGGCAGCTGGCCGGACTCGGCTGGCAAGCCTCCCTTAGAAACAATATATTCTTTTAGTAGAAAAAGTGATGTGTTTGAGGTTGAAGACTAATGTTTGGGCAAAAGTTCACTACCATATCAATGCACATGAAATTATTCATGATGTAGCACACAACGAGCAATCTGGTTCTATGTTTAAGCTAGATTATGAGAAGGCCTGATAGAGTAAATAGAGAATTTCTTAATTCTATGATGCACCAGAGAGGCTTTGGTGCTAAATAGATGAATTTGATACAATCCTTGCTCTATAAAGGATCTGTTGGTGTTTTAGAATTAATGACATCAATAGCAACTTCTTTGAAGCTGGTCAACCCTATCTCTCCTTTACTATTTAACCTAGTAACTGATTGTTCACTAGAATGCTGATGAAATCTCCTAGGCATGGTTTAATATCtggtttgaaaaaaaaatctgcCATGATCCTTAAGCGGATCCTCTCTTGCTTGGAACAAATATCCGTCACAAGTGTGATCCTCTCTAGCCTATCAACATCGATGTTGATTAGGGACAAACTTATGCCCAAACCTTATGTTACAGATTAGGGGAATTTCCTATGAAGTATCTTGGAGTTCCCTTGCACTATAACAAACTTAGAAAGGAGGACTTGCAACCTGTCATTGATAGTGAGAAATTAGTTCTATTCAATCCTGCTAAGCAAATATTCCTATTTACATGATGAGTGTCATTAAATTCCCTAAATGGGCTATAGCTCTCATAAATTCTCAGATGGCATACTGCTTCTGGATGATCATGAAGGACACCATAAATATCATCCAGCCCATTGATATCTGTTGGCACAGGAAAAAAAGAATCTGGAGCCAATTGGTATCTGTTCACACAGGAAAAATAATTTGGTGGTTTAGGGATACAGATATGAATGTGTGTCTCTAGACTTTGGGttaaaagatactccctccgtcccataatgtaagacgttttttcacactacactagtgtcaaaaaacgtcttacattatgagaaggAGGGAGTACCATTTAATGACAACAAACTCTAGAAACAGATAATTGTTTTGTAAGTATAGAACTCAGGACCCAAACTTATTTGCCTGTCCTACCAATGATATCTCACCCTTTTGGAGGGTGTCTTATGGGCTGCAAAATCTGGTATGATGGGATATCAGTGGAAGGTTGGAAATGTCAAAAAGGTTAAGTTCTTGGAAGACCATTGGTTTGGCAGCTCAAATCTGCTATTCAATTCTAGGAGTTgtctttcaaaaaaaaataaaaaattctagGAGTTGTATGGGCATAATATTGCCCTGACATCTGGGATTGGGTGCAATATAAAAGATACTTTTAGAAGATGTGTAGATCAGAATCGGCTCAACAAACAGTTTGATGTGATTCATATTGCTAATTCGCTTCAGATTAATGAGTATGATCATGCTATTATCTGGGAGGTTTGAATCAAAAGGGATGTACTCTGCTAGTTAATTTTACACTATCATCAACTTTAAGGGAGTTATGCCTGTACATGTTCCTGCTGTTTGGAAGCTAGCTGTCCCACCAAAAATCCACATTTTCTTGTGGTTACTGGCTAATAACAGGCTCCTACCTAGAGACAATTTGAATAAAAGACAGAATGTGCCTGATCTATCATCTGTACTCTCTTCTGAAGCTGAGGCATGCATGCTTGGAAAGTGATCTCTCATTTCACTGGACTTCCAGGCATTACTAACTTACTTTGAGGCTGGAGCTTGTTTGTGGATAAGTAATACAACCATAAAGTAGCAAATGACGCTATGGGGGTTGTGGAAGCTTCATAATCATATTTGCTTTAATCGAGCACATATTTGTCTGGAATGCGGGTGAGTTGGCGGAAAATTGCTGCATTTCTTTCAGTGGCGGCTCCTGTGCTCAGAGGGTGCAAGAGAGCAGATATACAGAGTGGTTCCATCCTGAGTCTCTGAAGATGGAGTTCCCATGGCCGCGTCATGCTAATTCTGAAGCCTGGGAAGGTACTACGGCCAGTCTTGTGCGCTGGGCCGCTGGCTGGAGGCCACCTCGCTGAAATTTGTGAAGAATGGGATGATGCTTCATGTCGTCCCCAACATCTGAGTGTGATCTGGGGTTCTGGTCGTGTGGATATCTTTTGTTATCTCCTTGTAACACGGTTAATAGATGTACGAGACGTTCTCTGAACTTTTTATTTACTTCTTTTGTTTTGCTGGGGTAACGCTTCTGTTATTCCCCCGTGGACTGGTGATGTAAAACCTGAACCGATTTGGTTTCGTGATCAATGGAACTGGGGCGGGGACCTATTCTTTTAAAACTACCATAGCCACAGTTAGGCTTTGCCCAGGCTCCAAAGGCCGGCTAGCTCAGCCACTTCTTACAAGACATATTTCTTTAGTCTTGGCTACCACATACCAACTTGGTGAGGTGTATTAGCCTTCTAGATCAGCAAAGACTTCTAAAACTGCATCTAAATCCAACTTGAAAACAAAATACTTCTGCATACTTATTTAATAATGTATGCAGGAACATGGGCAGATTGAACTCAGTCACACCACTTTGCTAGTGATGGCAGTAGAACATTTGTTACTTGTAAGTAACCTTAACTCAAAATTTTGAGAAGGCGGGATGATGTATTGAAATGACAGAAATTACACTACTTCATCAGATAATAAACATAAAAAACAACTAGCACAACATAcatgaaataaataataaaaagtAGTAAAGGTGGTACCTGGCCTTGAATGCCCATCCGCAGTGCCACAAAGGGATCCAGGATGACTCCTCGTATGGGGCAGCCCATTAGATAAGCTAGACACAAGTTCATGAAAGTAAGATATTTTAGGGTAAAAACTAGTCTCAGAAGTCAGATGTTATACAGATAGCCATTGTTCCAAATATCGGCCAGTTAGTCGCTACTCGGTGGGTCACCAAATAACCAATTAACTGGTTTATCGGCCAACTAACGGGCCGATTCGCCTATATAATCCCTTATCGTCACCTGACGGATATGGTACCagttaccgatatcctgaacaatgCAAATAGCAGACTGCAAAACTAACACATAAAAGCTACCATCCTAAAGTTGGAACGATACAGGAACTTGAGACCATAAAACAGTGTGAGACATTGAAGGAAAGAAATACCAGTAAGAAGATGTCCGGCTTCATGTACAAGGACTCTGCGCTTGTATGGAGGCCAGAAACATGAGATTTGTGCAGCACAAGTACCACCAAGAAAAAGCGCATCTGCTGTTGCTAACGCCAATATCGCAGCCAAGTTAGGCCGTACATCCACTCCTTGGGTTAGTAGAAAAGATGCACCACCAAAAAAAGTAGCCAGAACATAACGAGAATTTCCTGAGAGACCCCACTTCTTTGGTGCAAGCTTTGCAGCTGAGAAAAGTAAAACATGAAGAAGATAAGGGCTACATAAGAAGGTGAAGTCCTAAATTGGTGCATTATCCTATTTCACATATCCACGGGTAAGACAAGGAGTGTTGCAGTATGAGTTTAAAAAACAGTGCCACTTCAATGTTTGAATAAGGAAGAACACAGATGAAAGAAAGGGAATATTGCCTCAATTTTCACCTTCCAGGCCTGTCATCTCCTTCAAAATTGTCGGTGTAACTTCTCTCGGTCCCTCCAGAACTGCAGCAAAAAGGGTATAAATATCTCTTGACCTAAATGAAATTATCACTGCACTGCTGTAAATACAGTGTAAGCCAAGtgcaaattttcagggcattccttGACTGAATCAGTACAGTGAAACACTTTCAGATTAGTTCACAGCTTTGGGTTCTACAGATAGCTAACTACCCTATACAAGCTAGAATGCTGGATTTTACCATGAACCCCCGCGGTCCTCATCGAACATTGCTAACAGCTAACATACCGAATTCTACACCAAATACAAATTTGAAGGCAGTTTGGCAACTGTGATAATAATTTTGGATAAAATGGCCCTCAAACCCATTCAATTATCACGCAAAAAAATGGGACAATTAACGAGAGATCGCCGTTTACCTATGTTCTTGCACTTGCCGAAGTTGGCGAGGACCCCGCGGTCGGAGAGGAACTGGTACGCCCGGCCGACGAGCCGCATGTCATCTGCGTCGATGCAGGTGTCCAGCACCTCCCAGTCCCGCCCCGGCGACAGGGGGAGAGCCACCTGCGTAGCGGCATTCGTGGACGCTTCCGGATAAGACGCGGGCTCCACGGACTGCAGGAAGCGGAGCGCGCGGGAGAGGTCCTTGCTCTCGACGGCGTCCTCGAACTCGCTCCACTCCCTGAGGGAGCCCGCGCGGACGCGGGTCCCGGGGCGCGGCGGGCGGGACGGGAAGGGGAGGAAGCGCTtggaggagggggaggccggctgggagGCGGAGAGGGCCGCGGTGGAGGTGAACGGCGAGGTGCAAGAGGTGGTCGCCATTGGTGTGGTCGCGGAGGTGGTTTGCTCTGCTTCGCTGTGACCGTCGTGGCGTCGCCCGCTGCCGGTCGTCAGGCCTGTCCGGTATGACTGATTTTTTTTAGGGGCAAGACAAAATTTTATTCATCAAACTCCACACAAGATGGGATACAAGTTGGGTCATgaggttggccaaaccaaacataaCGCTCGTGATCGAATCTAAAAGTATACTTCGCTAACTTTTATGTGCTTCATAATTCACAACACGACATTTGAAAGAAAAGTTACAAGTGAAAAAAGCTGCTTGGAATTTAATTTCACCGATAATAGCTCTATAGCTTCCTTCGActctgttgaaatatattgcccgtctTTCTTCATCTGTTCGGACTTTTGAATGAGTTGGCTAGAGCATAAATTCAATATGATATCAGAGCCAACAGGTCTTGGGTTCAAGACCCTGCCAACGCGGTATTAAATAAAACGATTCTACGGCCCACATCAATCTCACGTCTAAGGACAAAAATAGCCTAAATGTGAGGGGTagagttgaaatatattgcccaccttccttcatcagttcagacttttggatgagttggctggagcataAATTCAATAGACCCTTTGGCTATGGCATTCACCGCTAGCTGTGAGTCAGACGATATAGCGACATTTTGTAGATGCAGTTCCACTGCTAACGCAAGTGCCTCCCGACATGGGATCACCTCAAGCATGGTCGGATCATGTGAACCGTCAATCACCAATCCCGAACTTCCCAAATAATTCCCTTTGTTGTCTTTACATACTGCTATAGCCGAGCCTCTTCTTCCTAGTTAGACTCCCACGACGACATGAATCTTACTGAACCCCGAGCTCTTGGTCTTGATGGTGGTACAATGGGTGGAACAGGCGTTGCTCGAACTGGAGTCCGCCTTCCTTCCTTGATCATGTCAATCTCTTCGATATAACGATTGATGAAGGATTGTATCGCATGCGGGCTCTAAAAGATGCCCTCATGAATAGCTTTCCTTCTAGCTGCCCATATAGCCCACAGAGTGACAGAAAGTTTCACAAAGAGGTCATGCGACAATGTTTCCATGTGCGTGAACAGCCACTGCTTCGCATTCGGTTCCGGAGTGGATGTTATCTTTTGTGCCAGCTCCTTATCAACTAATGCCCAGGTACACCTGTACATTGTGCAGTTGACCAATGAATGCCTCCATGAATTCGGTGCTCCGCAGATATCATACGCGCTCGAATTGGTCATGTGCCCTGACATCATTAGTGTGAATCGAATGTTTCGATGACCGCCAAAGGAACATTCTAACCTTGCCTGGAACCTCGGCCTTCCACAAAGTTTTCCATGCCTTCTCCTCTTTGgccgctgaaagtgcaactaatcccccggtggttttggtaattcataacaacatatatatcATTGATCTAATGCTTATTAAAAATAGATTTCAGAAAAGATCAATGATTGGCATCGCAAGGACATGAGATTGtgtacccctcaaaatgctaaggacatggattggcaaagcttcaagactctatattttctgttaagtgatcc is drawn from Triticum dicoccoides isolate Atlit2015 ecotype Zavitan chromosome 6B, WEW_v2.0, whole genome shotgun sequence and contains these coding sequences:
- the LOC119324165 gene encoding uncharacterized protein LOC119324165; translation: MATTSCTSPFTSTAALSASQPASPSSKRFLPFPSRPPRPGTRVRAGSLREWSEFEDAVESKDLSRALRFLQSVEPASYPEASTNAATQVALPLSPGRDWEVLDTCIDADDMRLVGRAYQFLSDRGVLANFGKCKNIVLEGPREVTPTILKEMTGLEAAKLAPKKWGLSGNSRYVLATFFGGASFLLTQGVDVRPNLAAILALATADALFLGGTCAAQISCFWPPYKRRVLVHEAGHLLTAYLMGCPIRGVILDPFVALRMGIQGQAGTQFWDAKMEKELGEGHLSSTAFDRYCMILFAGIAAEALVYGEAEGGENDENLFRSLCVLLDPPLSVAQMANRARWSVMQSYNLLKWHKKAHRAAVKALESGHGLSIVVRRIEEAIASDR